The Longimicrobiales bacterium genome includes a region encoding these proteins:
- a CDS encoding acylneuraminate cytidylyltransferase family protein, with product MHQVVALVPMKAHSERVPGKNFRTFCGKPLFRWIVDALLSVDIIDQVVINTDARDLLREHGLVTGERILVRDRPTELCGDFVSMNAVLADDIENVAAETYVMTHTTNPLLQAGTIETGIREYRESIQAGFDSLFSVTRVQTRFYQADGSPINHDPDNLVRTQDLEPWFEEDSNLYVFSGASFRATAARIGRRPALFEVPHSETMDIDTEEDWNVAEAVASHLNVDGGVSE from the coding sequence ATGCATCAGGTCGTCGCTCTCGTACCAATGAAAGCGCATTCGGAACGGGTCCCGGGGAAGAACTTTAGGACCTTTTGCGGCAAGCCACTGTTCCGCTGGATCGTAGATGCGCTCCTCTCGGTGGACATCATCGATCAAGTCGTCATCAACACAGATGCCCGCGACCTGCTTCGTGAGCACGGCCTGGTGACCGGAGAGCGAATACTCGTACGTGATCGACCGACCGAGTTATGCGGCGATTTTGTGAGTATGAACGCCGTTCTCGCAGATGATATCGAAAACGTAGCTGCGGAGACGTACGTCATGACCCATACCACGAACCCGCTTCTTCAGGCCGGGACCATCGAGACGGGCATTCGCGAGTATCGGGAGAGCATCCAGGCCGGTTTCGATTCGCTTTTCAGCGTGACTCGTGTGCAGACAAGATTCTACCAAGCGGATGGGAGTCCGATCAATCACGATCCAGACAACCTCGTGCGGACTCAGGATCTGGAGCCTTGGTTTGAGGAAGATTCCAATCTCTATGTGTTCTCGGGAGCGAGCTTTCGGGCGACGGCTGCGCGAATTGGACGAAGGCCGGCTCTTTTCGAAGTGCCGCATTCAGAGACCATGGATATCGACACAGAGGAGGACTGGAATGTCGCCGAGGCAGTGGCGAGCCACCTCAATGTGGATGGTGGGGTGAGCGAATGA
- a CDS encoding phosphoglycerate dehydrogenase: MLRQMDDFIHHFEERGVEVALPDVVQTLSVSELKEMVPLYDGWIIGDDPANREVLECGVRGRLRSAIKWGSGVDNVDFQAAADLGLPVRNTPGMFGNEVADVALAYVIGLARELYWIDREVRSGRWSKPAGVSLAGKKAALVGLGHVGRQVARRLLVCGMEVVAYDPFFEGEAEVEIRSWPDDMEDADFLVLTCALTDANRHMVDADVLSHCKPGLRVVNVARGPLIDEEALCSALGSGQVYSAALDVFEIEPLGEESPLRSFERCILGTHNGSNTVDAVRRTSELAITMLFEQLETAS, encoded by the coding sequence ATGCTCCGTCAGATGGACGATTTCATCCATCACTTCGAGGAGAGGGGTGTCGAGGTCGCGTTGCCGGATGTGGTCCAGACGTTGAGCGTTTCCGAACTGAAGGAGATGGTACCCCTCTACGACGGTTGGATCATCGGAGATGATCCAGCAAATCGCGAGGTCTTGGAATGCGGCGTCCGGGGGCGCCTACGCTCAGCCATCAAATGGGGCTCAGGAGTCGATAATGTCGACTTCCAGGCGGCAGCGGATTTGGGGCTCCCAGTGCGGAACACACCCGGGATGTTTGGCAACGAAGTGGCTGATGTTGCCCTGGCCTACGTCATCGGGCTGGCACGCGAATTGTACTGGATTGATCGAGAGGTGCGATCTGGTCGTTGGTCGAAGCCAGCCGGCGTTTCACTTGCGGGTAAGAAGGCAGCATTGGTTGGTCTGGGCCATGTAGGCAGGCAGGTCGCGCGTAGGTTGCTTGTCTGTGGTATGGAGGTAGTCGCGTACGATCCGTTCTTCGAAGGGGAGGCTGAAGTTGAGATTCGAAGCTGGCCGGACGACATGGAGGATGCCGACTTCCTCGTTCTGACCTGTGCCCTCACGGACGCGAACCGGCACATGGTCGATGCTGATGTCCTTAGTCATTGCAAGCCTGGCCTGCGTGTGGTCAACGTTGCCCGTGGACCCCTGATCGATGAGGAAGCGCTTTGTAGTGCTCTGGGGAGCGGACAAGTATACTCGGCAGCATTGGACGTGTTCGAGATTGAACCCCTTGGTGAAGAATCGCCGTTGAGGAGTTTTGAACGTTGCATCCTGGGGACTCACAATGGCTCAAACACTGTTGATGCCGTGAGGCGTACGAGCGAGTTGGCCATCACTATGCTGTTTGAGCAATTAGAGACGGCTTCGTGA